The DNA region GAGGGACACCTCGACGGCGAACTGCTCGCGCCGGCCCTGGAGCATCTCGGCGACCCGGTACAGCACCTGGCCGCGGTTGTACGCGGTGGTGCCGGCCCAGCCCTTGACGGCCGCGCGGGCGGCCAGGACGGCGTCGCGGGTGTCCTTGCGGGTGCCCAGCGGGGCGTTGGCGAGCCACTCGCCGTTCGAGTCGGTCACCTCGTACACCCGTCCGCTCTCGGAGCGCGGGAACTTCCCGCCGACGTACAGCTTGTAGGTCTTGAGGACATCAAGACGGCTCACGACATCAGACATCGAGGTAGGCCTCCAGACCGTGGCGGCCACCCTCGCGGCCGTAGCCCGACTCCTTGTAGCCGCCGAACGGCGAGGTCGGGTCGAACTTGTTGAAGGTGTTGGCCCAGACCACGCCGGCCTTGAGCCTGTTGGCCATCCAGAGGATGCGCGAGCCCTTCTCCGTCCAGATGCCGGCGGAGAGGCCATACGGGGTGTTGTTGGCCTTCGCGACCGCCTCGTCGGGGGTGCGGAAGGTCAGCACCGACAGCACCGGGCCGAAGATCTCCTCCTGGGCGATCCGGTGGGCCTGGCTGACGCCGGTGAACAGGGTCGGCTTGAACCAGAAGCCGGTGCCCGGGAGTTCGCACTCCGGCGACCAGCGCTCCGCGCCCTCGGCCTCGCCGGCCTCGGTCAGCTCGGTGATCCGGGCCAGCTGGGCGGCCGAGTTGATCGCGCCGATGTCGGTGTTCTTGTCCAGCGGGTCGCCGACCCGCAGGGTGGCCATCCGGCGCTTCAGGGCGTCCAGCACCTCGTCCTGGACCGACTCCTGGACCAGCAGGCGGGAACCGGCGCAGCAGACGTGGCCCTGGTTGAAGAAGATGCCGTTGACGATGCCCTCGACCGCCTGGTCGATCGGCGCGTCGTCGAAGACGATGTTGGCGGCCTTGCCGCCCAGCTCCAGCGACAGCTTCTTGCGGCTGCCGGCCAGCTGCCTGGCGATCGCCCGGCCGACCGGGGTGGAGCCGGTGAAGGCGACCTTGTTGACGTCCGGGTGCGCGGTGAGCGCGGCGCCGGTGCGGCCGTCGCCGGTGACGATGTTGACGACGCCCTTCGGCAGACCGGCCTGGCGGCAGATCTCGGCGAAGCGCAGGGCGGTGAGCGGGGTGGTCTCGGCCGGCTTCAGGACGACCGTGTTGCCGGTCGCCAGCGCGGGCGCGATCTTCCACGCCAGCATCATCAGCGGGAAGTTCCACGGGATGACCTGGCCGGCCACGCCCAGCGGGCGCGGGTTGGCGCCGAAGCCGGCGTAGTCCAGCTTGTCCGCCCAGCCCGCGTAGTAGAAGAACCACGCGGCGACGGTCGGGATGTCGAAGTCGCGGGTCTCGCGGATCGGCTTGCCGTTGTCCATCGACTCCAGCACGGCCAGTTCGCGGCTGCGCTCCTGGATGATCCGGGCGATCCGGAACAGGTACTTGGCGCGCTCGCTGCCGGGCAGCGACGACCAGTCGGCGAAGGCCTTGCGGGCGGCGGCGACGGCGCGGTCCACGTCCTCGTCGGTGCCCTGGGCGAACTCGGCGAGCACCTGCTCGGTGGCCGGGTTGACCGTCTTCAGGGCCTCGCTGCCGGAGGAGTCGACGAACTCGCCGCCGATGAAGTGGCCGTAGGAGGTGGCGATGTCGCCCGCGGCGGCGGGGGACTCCGGGGCCGGGGCGTACTCGAAGAGGCCGGCCTTGCGCACG from Kitasatospora cathayae includes:
- a CDS encoding aldehyde dehydrogenase family protein; protein product: MAKKKNIEEPVRKAGLFEYAPAPESPAAAGDIATSYGHFIGGEFVDSSGSEALKTVNPATEQVLAEFAQGTDEDVDRAVAAARKAFADWSSLPGSERAKYLFRIARIIQERSRELAVLESMDNGKPIRETRDFDIPTVAAWFFYYAGWADKLDYAGFGANPRPLGVAGQVIPWNFPLMMLAWKIAPALATGNTVVLKPAETTPLTALRFAEICRQAGLPKGVVNIVTGDGRTGAALTAHPDVNKVAFTGSTPVGRAIARQLAGSRKKLSLELGGKAANIVFDDAPIDQAVEGIVNGIFFNQGHVCCAGSRLLVQESVQDEVLDALKRRMATLRVGDPLDKNTDIGAINSAAQLARITELTEAGEAEGAERWSPECELPGTGFWFKPTLFTGVSQAHRIAQEEIFGPVLSVLTFRTPDEAVAKANNTPYGLSAGIWTEKGSRILWMANRLKAGVVWANTFNKFDPTSPFGGYKESGYGREGGRHGLEAYLDV